In the genome of Candidatus Thermoplasmatota archaeon, the window CTTCATCCAGTCGACGAACGTCCAGGTCGTCTGCTGGGCTATGAGGGCGGACGCGACCGCATTCGGTGCGGAGCCCGTGACCGTCGCCATTCCCCCGATCGCAGAGCCGACTCCGATGCCTATCAGGAAGAGTACCGAGAGCCTGCCCTTCTCCTCTGTCACACGCGCCGCAATCCCGACTACCACGGGTATCAGGAGCGCCACCGTGGCGGTGTTGGATATCCACATGGAGAGCACCGCGGCCACGAGCATGAAGGATAGAAGAACCTTCGGGATGTCCCCGCCGAATTTCGATACGACATAGTATGCGAGCCTCCTGTCGACTCCGTGCTTCCGGAACGCCGCTGCGAGTATGAGGCCGCCCATGAGCAAGAAGACCACTGGATCCGCGAAGGGCATGAGCGCATCGCTCGGCACAGGGAATATGCCGTAGAATGTGAGCAGAACCGGGACGAGAAGCGCGGTCACGGGGAGCGGGAGCCCTCCCAACGTCCAGAGGAGAGAGACGCAGACGAAGGTGGCGAGGGCGTGCTGGATCTTCGGGTCGAGGTCGAGCGGGAGCACGGTGATGAGCGCGAGCACCGCGAACGGAAGTGTGACCTTGATGGACCTCTGAATGGTGCTTGGCAGCTTCGCGAAGAACTTGAAGAAGGTGGGTGACAGCTCGATGATTTCTCGACCGAGCCGGTCGATCTGCTTGAGCGGCATCGGCCGTCTCCTCGACTCGCTGCTCATGGCCGCCCCGTTAATCGCGTCCACATTATATCAAACCCTTGCAAGCTCGCAGGGCCCCAATCGAAAGAATCATGCTCGTCGAACGCGTACGATTGTGGGACCACGAGGTGTCGACCATGTTCAAGAAGAAAGCCACCAAGGCGAAGGCGGAGAGTCCACTGCGCACGAGCAAGAAGCCGTAGGAAGAAGGGAATGGCGCCTTTTGCACCATGGCAACGATGGGTATGAAATCCCATCATTCCATACCTGCGGCCAAAGCATTTGGTCTCAATGACCTGCGGATTCAGGATCAATATCCGGGCCCTCCCAGAACATCATGAAGACAGAAGCGCGGAAGTCCCCTATCATCGACCTGAAAAGCCTCTAAGGCAAGCATTCGATTCGAACCGTTAGGTCTTGCGAGGAGATGATGAACGAGCATGTTTGTCGCAATGTCTTAATACAGACCATGTCTCTGGTTTGCGTGCGTTTGGAGGAATGAAAGATGGCCGATGGCGGAAAGCCGAAAAGGA includes:
- a CDS encoding anion permease; the encoded protein is MSSESRRRPMPLKQIDRLGREIIELSPTFFKFFAKLPSTIQRSIKVTLPFAVLALITVLPLDLDPKIQHALATFVCVSLLWTLGGLPLPVTALLVPVLLTFYGIFPVPSDALMPFADPVVFLLMGGLILAAAFRKHGVDRRLAYYVVSKFGGDIPKVLLSFMLVAAVLSMWISNTATVALLIPVVVGIAARVTEEKGRLSVLFLIGIGVGSAIGGMATVTGSAPNAVASALIAQQTTWTFVDWMKIGFPTSMMLLVLSWYVLQRIFPVKTKTLDIGPIKTELREMGALTSGEKKTMGIFVPTVVLWVAGATIGEIFGFEPGFMSATIVALAAAVLLFLTRTLDWQDARS